In the genome of Fulvivirga maritima, one region contains:
- a CDS encoding response regulator transcription factor — protein MEKKFNIIIADDHVMFLDGLHAILSELPEIDTIHLATDGMQVMRLLHQFNDVELVISDINMPKMDGLSLLTEVKKFDPKIKFFILSMLEDVRTINKVIQKEADGYLLKFADKEELKAAVKDVLAGEQHYSDTVKERYMKSVFEKKKNPTVELSARETEILKLLADELTSKEIAEQLFISVNTVETHRKNILLKTGSKTTTGAVKYAIENGILD, from the coding sequence ATGGAGAAAAAATTCAATATAATAATTGCCGATGATCATGTGATGTTTTTGGATGGCCTCCACGCTATTTTGTCTGAGTTGCCAGAGATTGACACCATTCACTTAGCTACAGACGGTATGCAGGTTATGAGACTTTTACACCAGTTTAATGATGTAGAACTAGTGATTAGTGATATCAATATGCCCAAAATGGACGGCCTATCACTACTTACTGAAGTGAAAAAATTTGATCCTAAGATCAAGTTCTTTATTCTAAGCATGCTGGAAGATGTGCGCACCATTAATAAGGTGATTCAAAAAGAAGCCGATGGTTATCTCTTAAAGTTTGCAGATAAGGAAGAACTTAAAGCTGCAGTAAAAGATGTACTGGCCGGAGAGCAGCATTACTCTGATACCGTAAAAGAACGCTACATGAAAAGTGTCTTTGAAAAAAAGAAAAACCCTACGGTAGAGCTTTCGGCAAGAGAAACTGAGATTTTGAAATTATTAGCAGATGAACTTACCTCTAAGGAAATAGCTGAGCAGTTATTTATTTCGGTAAATACAGTAGAAACACATCGTAAAAATATATTGCTGAAAACCGGCTCTAAAACTACTACAGGAGCGGTAAAGTATGCCATAGAAAATGGCATACTCGATTAA